In one Buchnera aphidicola (Pemphigus immunis) genomic region, the following are encoded:
- the lysA gene encoding diaminopimelate decarboxylase — MTIFFEKNKKSINIKNIISLIKKNHTPIWIYDERIILKKIKELRKFDTIRYAQKACSNIHILKIMRKSNVKIDAVSIGEIERALAAGFTPKNNEIVFTADLFDRETLLKIVDLKITINAGSIDMLEQIGKISPGHHVWLRINPKFGHGHNKKTNTGGENSKHGIWNTHSALEIIKKYKLKLIGLHMHIGSGSNYDHLKKVCDAMVNEVLKLKQNILSISAGGGLPIPYHSNDTKINTKNYFQIWDEAREKIVQYLKHPIELEIEPGRFLVAESGILLTEVRAIKTMGRNNFVLIDAGFNDLIRPTMYGSYHRISAFSNTGTLIKTEKKIDTIVGGPLCESGDIFTQTEEGNIKTRKLPILKIGDYLIFHNTGAYGASMSSNYNSRPLIAEILFKNKKFYTIRKRQTISDMLKLETQCCVI, encoded by the coding sequence ATGACAATATTTTTTGAAAAAAATAAAAAATCTATAAATATAAAAAATATTATATCATTAATAAAAAAAAATCATACCCCAATATGGATTTATGATGAAAGAATAATACTAAAAAAAATAAAAGAACTAAGAAAATTTGACACTATCAGATATGCACAAAAAGCATGTTCAAATATTCATATTTTAAAGATAATGCGTAAATCTAACGTAAAAATAGATGCTGTTTCCATAGGAGAAATAGAAAGAGCTCTCGCTGCAGGATTTACACCAAAAAATAATGAAATAGTTTTTACAGCAGACTTATTTGACAGAGAAACATTATTAAAAATAGTAGATTTAAAAATTACTATTAATGCCGGATCAATAGATATGTTAGAACAAATTGGTAAAATTTCTCCTGGTCACCATGTTTGGTTAAGAATCAATCCTAAATTTGGACATGGTCATAATAAAAAAACTAATACAGGCGGCGAAAATAGTAAACACGGAATATGGAACACTCATTCCGCTTTAGAAATCATAAAAAAATATAAATTAAAATTAATTGGTCTTCACATGCATATAGGATCAGGTTCTAATTACGATCATTTAAAAAAAGTTTGTGATGCAATGGTAAATGAAGTCCTAAAATTAAAACAAAATATTTTATCTATATCAGCAGGTGGAGGATTACCTATTCCATATCACTCCAATGATACGAAAATCAATACAAAAAATTATTTTCAAATTTGGGATGAAGCACGTGAAAAAATCGTCCAATATTTAAAACATCCTATAGAATTAGAAATTGAACCTGGTCGTTTTTTAGTGGCCGAATCTGGTATATTATTAACAGAAGTTAGAGCTATAAAAACAATGGGCAGAAATAATTTTGTTCTTATAGATGCTGGATTCAATGATTTGATACGACCCACTATGTATGGTAGTTATCATCGTATATCTGCATTTTCTAACACTGGAACTTTAATAAAAACAGAAAAAAAAATCGATACTATAGTAGGAGGTCCATTATGCGAATCAGGAGATATTTTTACACAAACAGAAGAAGGAAATATTAAAACTAGAAAATTGCCTATCTTAAAAATAGGAGATTATCTAATTTTTCATAATACAGGAGCTTATGGTGCTTCTATGTCTTCAAATTATAATAGTCGACCATTAATTGCTGAAATATTATTTAAAAATAAAAAATTTTATACAATTAGAAAACGTCAAACTATATCAGATATGCTTAAATTAGAAACTCAATGTTGTGTAATATAA
- the gmk gene encoding guanylate kinase: MNKGILFIVSAPSGTGKSSLIKEILKKVSFYKIKVSVSYTTRMIRPGEENGKHYFFVSKKEFKNMIETKQFLEYAKVFNHYYGTAQKKINNILIRGIDVFLNIDWQGAQQIRQKIPESRSIFIFPPSNNELFRRIKARGQDSNLVILKRMKEAVEEMSHYSEYDYLIINDNFKIAVSDLKSIIYAEHLSIKQQKYRNINLIQKLLNHN, encoded by the coding sequence ATGAATAAAGGTATACTTTTTATAGTTTCTGCTCCTAGTGGTACAGGAAAATCGAGTTTGATTAAAGAAATTTTAAAAAAAGTTTCTTTTTATAAAATAAAAGTTTCAGTATCATATACCACTCGTATGATAAGACCAGGTGAAGAAAATGGGAAACATTATTTTTTTGTATCAAAGAAAGAATTTAAAAATATGATAGAAACAAAACAATTTTTAGAATATGCTAAAGTTTTTAATCATTATTATGGGACAGCACAAAAAAAAATTAATAATATTTTAATAAGAGGAATTGATGTTTTTTTAAATATTGATTGGCAAGGAGCTCAACAAATTCGTCAAAAGATACCAGAATCTAGGAGTATTTTTATATTTCCTCCATCTAATAACGAATTATTTCGTAGAATTAAAGCTCGTGGACAAGATAGTAATCTTGTTATATTAAAGCGAATGAAAGAAGCAGTAGAAGAAATGAGTCATTATTCAGAGTATGATTACTTAATTATTAATGATAATTTTAAAATAGCAGTGTCAGATTTAAAATCAATTATTTATGCAGAACATCTTTCTATCAAACAACAAA
- the ygfZ gene encoding tRNA-modifying protein YgfZ, protein MTKIKFEKLVYPSKRLSFNVIELEDWSLIGIFGDDSKVYLQSQLTINMNLLKLNKHIICAHCNVNGKVWSVLRLFHFNNGYAYIIKNDVAEIQISELKKYSIFSKIVISRENNFSLFGIVGFKSREILTELFINLPDKNNTLIIEKNITILYIDMPEERFLLIIPKDHKIIHFLKRKNDFLTTSKQWLSLDIEANFPIISKKMMNKFIPLSMNLDKLNGIDFKKGCYCGQEVIAKIKFRSMNKYSLYWLISESNLNIPEIGSLIELSKNESCYAIGNVLESIVMYDGSVWIQAILRNNLDINSILRVYDDKNSLLYINN, encoded by the coding sequence ATGACAAAAATAAAATTTGAAAAATTAGTCTATCCTTCTAAAAGATTGTCATTTAATGTAATTGAATTAGAAGATTGGTCATTAATTGGAATATTTGGAGATGATAGTAAAGTATATTTACAAAGTCAGCTTACTATTAATATGAATTTATTAAAATTAAATAAACACATTATTTGCGCTCATTGTAATGTTAATGGTAAAGTATGGAGTGTTTTGCGTTTATTTCATTTTAATAATGGTTATGCATATATTATAAAAAATGATGTTGCTGAAATACAAATTAGTGAATTAAAAAAATATTCTATTTTTTCTAAAATCGTAATTAGTCGAGAAAATAATTTTTCATTATTTGGTATAGTCGGTTTTAAATCTCGAGAAATATTGACAGAATTGTTTATTAATCTTCCAGATAAAAATAATACGTTAATAATAGAAAAAAATATAACTATATTATATATTGATATGCCAGAAGAACGTTTTTTATTAATTATTCCTAAAGACCATAAAATAATTCATTTTTTAAAACGAAAAAATGATTTTTTAACCACAAGTAAACAATGGTTATCTTTAGATATTGAAGCTAACTTTCCTATTATTAGTAAAAAAATGATGAATAAATTTATTCCTTTGTCTATGAATTTAGACAAGTTGAATGGAATAGATTTTAAAAAAGGTTGCTATTGTGGTCAAGAGGTGATTGCTAAAATAAAATTTCGATCAATGAATAAATATTCTTTATATTGGTTAATTAGCGAATCTAATTTAAATATTCCCGAGATAGGTTCTTTGATTGAATTAAGCAAAAATGAATCTTGTTATGCAATAGGTAATGTATTAGAATCTATTGTTATGTATGACGGTTCTGTTTGGATACAAGCTATTTTACGTAACAACTTAGATATAAACAGTATATTGCGGGTATACGATGATAAAAATAGTTTGTTATATATAAATAATTAA
- the lysS gene encoding lysine--tRNA ligase: protein MLKKTVQKNKIQKPLNQEEKIRKKKLMEICQEGFNFPNNFKPNTTIIQIHQLYFLKTNEYLKTKKIEISIAGRMTQKRIMGKSSFFTLQDSDGKIQIYVTKNICPIDFYSDQFKKWNLGDIIGVTGHIFKTKTGELTIYSHTLKLLTKTLRPLPNKFHGLSDPEIKYRKRYLDLISNEESLKIFKKRSNILNIIRNFMLDNNFLEVETPMMHSIPGGATARPFITHHNALKINLYLRIAPELYLKQLIIGGFNKIFEINRNFRNEGLSTKHNPEFTMMESYVTYADYKDMMQFTENLFKHISKKINNSTKIYYGKYTFDFSKKFKRLTMKQAILLFNKNITPLDLKNIAILKNITLKLKIKINKNWKLGHYIAQIFEKTVEKKLIEPTFITDYPIEISPLAKRNSIDNTIADRFELFIGGNEIGNGFSELNDAEDQKNRFNEQILNKLSENEQHILYDKNYITALEYGLPPTAGLGIGLDRLIMIFTNQHSIKDVILFPTLRPL, encoded by the coding sequence ATGTTAAAAAAAACTGTGCAAAAAAATAAAATTCAAAAACCATTAAATCAAGAAGAAAAAATAAGAAAAAAAAAATTAATGGAAATTTGTCAAGAAGGATTTAATTTTCCAAATAATTTTAAACCTAACACAACTATTATTCAAATTCATCAACTTTATTTTTTAAAAACAAATGAATATCTAAAAACAAAAAAAATTGAAATTAGTATTGCAGGCAGGATGACACAAAAAAGAATTATGGGAAAAAGTTCTTTTTTTACACTACAAGATTCTGATGGAAAAATACAAATTTACGTTACAAAAAATATATGTCCTATTGATTTTTACTCAGACCAATTTAAAAAATGGAATTTAGGAGATATTATAGGTGTCACCGGTCATATTTTTAAAACTAAAACTGGAGAACTCACTATTTATTCACATACATTAAAATTACTTACTAAAACATTACGTCCGCTTCCAAATAAATTCCATGGATTATCTGATCCAGAAATTAAATATAGAAAACGCTACTTAGATTTAATTAGTAATGAAGAATCACTAAAAATATTTAAAAAACGTTCTAATATTTTAAATATAATCCGTAATTTTATGTTAGATAACAATTTTTTAGAAGTAGAAACACCCATGATGCACAGCATTCCTGGAGGAGCTACAGCTCGTCCTTTTATTACACACCATAATGCTTTAAAAATAAATTTATACCTAAGAATAGCACCTGAATTATATTTAAAACAATTAATTATTGGAGGTTTTAATAAAATATTTGAAATTAACCGAAACTTTAGAAACGAAGGACTGTCTACAAAACATAATCCTGAATTTACTATGATGGAATCATATGTTACTTACGCCGATTATAAAGATATGATGCAATTTACAGAAAATCTTTTTAAACATATATCTAAAAAAATAAATAATAGTACAAAAATATACTATGGGAAATATACATTTGATTTTTCTAAAAAATTTAAAAGATTAACTATGAAACAAGCTATTCTTTTATTTAACAAAAATATAACACCTTTAGATCTAAAAAACATAGCAATACTAAAAAATATTACATTAAAACTAAAAATTAAAATTAATAAAAATTGGAAATTGGGACATTATATTGCACAAATTTTCGAAAAAACAGTAGAAAAAAAATTAATAGAACCTACATTTATTACAGATTATCCAATAGAAATATCACCTCTTGCAAAAAGAAATAGTATTGATAATACTATTGCCGATCGTTTTGAATTATTTATCGGAGGAAATGAAATAGGAAATGGTTTTTCTGAATTAAATGATGCAGAAGATCAAAAAAATAGATTTAATGAACAAATTTTAAATAAATTATCCGAAAATGAACAACATATTTTATATGACAAAAATTATATTACGGCTCTTGAATACGGTTTACCTCCAACAGCAGGATTAGGTATTGGATTAGATCGTTTAATTATGATTTTTACAAATCAACACAGTATTAAAGATGTTATCTTATTCCCTACACTTCGTCCTCTATAG
- the prfB gene encoding peptide chain release factor 2 has product MLEINFIRNKIKDLDKRTKILEKILKYNTIKERVTELDCELTNPDIWNNSQRIKKINQESFRLKKTINSIKEIKKNIKEIIHFLHLTITKSNKNVLYDIKKKLQITEKKINVLEFYRMFSKKHDHLNCYIDLQAGSGGTEAQDWAKILLRMYLKWSNEKGFKTNIIEESEGDIAGIKSATVKVSGEYAFGWLRTENGIHRLVRKSPFNANNRRHTSFCSAFIYPDLDHTICVNINTLDLRIDVYRASGAGGQHVNRTESAVRITHLPTGIITQCQNDRSQHKNKEQAIKQMQAKLYQLEIQKKKIEKKELNGNKSDISWGQQIRSYILDDSRIKDIRTGIETRDVQSVLNGKLDQFIITNLKLGF; this is encoded by the coding sequence ATGTTAGAAATTAATTTCATAAGAAACAAAATAAAAGATCTTGATAAAAGAACAAAAATATTAGAAAAAATTTTAAAATATAATACAATAAAAGAACGCGTAACAGAACTAGATTGTGAGTTAACAAATCCCGATATATGGAACAATTCTCAACGAATAAAAAAAATCAATCAAGAATCTTTTCGATTAAAAAAAACCATTAATTCCATTAAAGAAATAAAAAAAAATATTAAAGAAATTATTCATTTTTTACATCTTACTATAACGAAATCAAACAAAAATGTTTTATATGATATTAAAAAAAAATTACAAATAACAGAAAAAAAGATCAATGTATTAGAATTTTATCGTATGTTTTCTAAAAAGCATGATCATTTAAATTGTTATATTGATTTACAAGCTGGATCTGGAGGTACAGAAGCCCAAGATTGGGCAAAAATATTACTTCGTATGTATTTAAAATGGAGTAATGAAAAAGGTTTTAAAACAAATATTATTGAAGAATCAGAAGGAGACATAGCAGGTATCAAATCAGCTACTGTAAAAGTTAGCGGAGAGTATGCTTTTGGATGGTTACGTACAGAAAACGGAATTCATCGTTTAGTTCGGAAAAGTCCTTTTAATGCAAATAATCGAAGACATACATCATTTTGTTCTGCTTTTATATATCCTGATCTAGACCATACTATTTGCGTTAATATAAACACTCTAGATCTACGCATCGATGTTTATCGAGCATCAGGAGCAGGCGGTCAACATGTTAATAGAACAGAATCTGCTGTAAGAATAACTCATTTACCTACCGGCATTATCACTCAATGTCAAAATGATCGTTCACAACATAAAAATAAAGAACAAGCTATAAAACAAATGCAAGCAAAATTATACCAATTAGAAATTCAAAAAAAGAAAATAGAAAAAAAAGAATTAAATGGTAATAAATCAGATATCAGTTGGGGACAACAAATACGTTCTTATATATTAGATGATTCTAGAATAAAAGATATAAGAACTGGTATAGAAACTCGAGATGTTCAATCTGTACTTAACGGAAAATTAGATCAATTTATCATAACTAATTTAAAATTAGGATTTTAG